In Syngnathus scovelli strain Florida chromosome 10, RoL_Ssco_1.2, whole genome shotgun sequence, the following are encoded in one genomic region:
- the ankrd29 gene encoding ankyrin repeat domain-containing protein 29 isoform X1, producing the protein MSFKKDTPLANAVFWAAHKGNVALLQLLLNSGRVDADCRDKCGTTALMVASYGGHRECVKDLIMQGADINYQRETGSTALFFASQQGHNDIVKLLFEFGASTEFHTKEGGTALTAASQHGHTNVVETLLKNGANIHDQLNDGATPLFLAAQGGHVPVIRHLLASGAKVNQPREDGTAPLWMAAQMGHNDAVRVLLLRGADRDAYREDGSTALFKAAMKGHSSVVEELLKFSPSLGLLKNGSTALHAAVASGNIQSVQLLLSANADPSLANQNNQLPADITKSQRILRILRPKVLSAMADDNHCSCLSICLH; encoded by the exons ATGTCTTTCAAG AAGGACACACCGCTGGCCAATGCCGTGTTCTGGGCGGCCCACAAGGGGAACGTGGCTCTTCTCCAGCTGCTGCTTAACAGTGGACGAGTGGATGCAGACTGCAGGGACAAA TGCGGAACAACGGCGCTGATGGTGGCGTCCTATGGTGGCCACAGAGAGTGCGTCAAAGATCTCATCATGCAAGGAGCTGACATCAATTATCAGAGAGAG ACAGGTTCTACCGCTCTGTTCTTCGCTTCCCAGCAAGGTCACAATGACATCGTCAAGCTCCTCTTTGAATTTGGTGCCTCCACAGAATTCCACACCAAG GAAGGAGGCACTGCTCTTACCGCAGCTTCCCAGCATGGACACACCAACGTGGTGGAGACGCTGCTAAAAAACGGTGCCAATATTCACGACCAGCTTAAT GATGGTGCCACGCCTCTTTTCCTGGCCGCACAGGGCGGTCACGTGCCCGTTATCCGTCACCTGCTAGCGTCCGGCGCCAAAGTGAACCAACCAAGAGAG GATGGCACTGCCCCCCTGTGGATGGCAGCTCAGATGGGGCACAATGACGCAGTCCGAGTGCTCCTCTTGCGCGGTGCGGATCGAGATGCCTACAGAGAA GATGGCTCCACGGCGTTATTTAAAGCGGCTATGAAGGGACACAGTAGCGTCGTTGAAGAGCTCCTCAAGTTCTCGCCTTCACTCGGCCTCCTCAAG AATGGCTCGACGGCCCTCCACGCTGCCGTCGCAAGCGGGAACATCCAGAGCGTTCAGCTCCTCCTCAGCGCAAACGCCGACCCCTCGCTTGCCAACCAG AACAACCAGCTCCCGGCCGACATCACCAAAAGTCAACGCATTTTGAGAATTCTGCGTCCTAAAGTCTTGAGTGCGATGGCAGATGACAATCATTGTTCCTGTCTCAGCATCTGCTTGCACTAA
- the plekhb2 gene encoding pleckstrin homology domain-containing family B member 2, with amino-acid sequence MAMVKSGWLHRQSTILRRWKKNWFDLWSDGRLVFYNDQQRRDLEDDIHMRVDCINIRSSAACQELNPPDGKTRDALLQIVCRDGRVISLCADSADDALAWTMALEDSRINTMVTASQVGFTPDLMASAPPPYSEYDPPPQFYTQGPYGDYVAASPQATQIVYAADGQSYAVAYPYQYQGGYGAPGVNHVVIQERQRDNGGDVAMGMLAGAATGLALGSLFSVF; translated from the exons ATGGCTATGGTGAAGAGTGGCTGGCTCCACAGGCAAA GTACCATACTGCGACGCTGGAAGAAGAACTGGTTCGACTTGTGGTCTGACGGACGGTTGGTCTTCTACAACGACCAGCAACGGCGGGACCTGGAGGACGACATCCACATGAGGGTGGACTGCATCAACATTCGCAGTTCCGCCGCGTGTCAAG AGTTGAACCCTCCGGACGGCAAGACGCGTGACGCGTTGCTCCAGATTGTGTGCAGGGACGGAAGGGTTATCAGCCTGTGTGCAGACAGTGCAGATGACGCCCT GGCATGGACTATGGCACTAGAGGATTCCAGAATTAACACG aTGGTCACTGCTTCTCAGGTGGGCTTCACGCCAGATTTAATGGCCTCTGCTCCACCACCATACTCAGAATATGATCCCCCACCCCAA TTTTACACTCAAGGCCCATATGGAGATTACGTCGCAGCTTCTCCTCAAGCGACTCAGATCGTATACGCCGCTGACGGGCAGTCCTACGCCGTTGCCTACCCTTACCAGTACCAAG GTGGCTACGGCGCGCCCGGCGTCAACCACGTGGTGATTCAGGAGCGCCAACGCGACAATGGCGGCGACGTGGCCATGGGCATGTTGGCGGGAGCGGCCACGGGTCTGGCGCTGGGCTCGCTCTTCTCTGTCTTCTAA
- the ankrd29 gene encoding ankyrin repeat domain-containing protein 29 isoform X2, with protein sequence MSFKDTPLANAVFWAAHKGNVALLQLLLNSGRVDADCRDKCGTTALMVASYGGHRECVKDLIMQGADINYQRETGSTALFFASQQGHNDIVKLLFEFGASTEFHTKEGGTALTAASQHGHTNVVETLLKNGANIHDQLNDGATPLFLAAQGGHVPVIRHLLASGAKVNQPREDGTAPLWMAAQMGHNDAVRVLLLRGADRDAYREDGSTALFKAAMKGHSSVVEELLKFSPSLGLLKNGSTALHAAVASGNIQSVQLLLSANADPSLANQNNQLPADITKSQRILRILRPKVLSAMADDNHCSCLSICLH encoded by the exons ATGTCTTTCAAG GACACACCGCTGGCCAATGCCGTGTTCTGGGCGGCCCACAAGGGGAACGTGGCTCTTCTCCAGCTGCTGCTTAACAGTGGACGAGTGGATGCAGACTGCAGGGACAAA TGCGGAACAACGGCGCTGATGGTGGCGTCCTATGGTGGCCACAGAGAGTGCGTCAAAGATCTCATCATGCAAGGAGCTGACATCAATTATCAGAGAGAG ACAGGTTCTACCGCTCTGTTCTTCGCTTCCCAGCAAGGTCACAATGACATCGTCAAGCTCCTCTTTGAATTTGGTGCCTCCACAGAATTCCACACCAAG GAAGGAGGCACTGCTCTTACCGCAGCTTCCCAGCATGGACACACCAACGTGGTGGAGACGCTGCTAAAAAACGGTGCCAATATTCACGACCAGCTTAAT GATGGTGCCACGCCTCTTTTCCTGGCCGCACAGGGCGGTCACGTGCCCGTTATCCGTCACCTGCTAGCGTCCGGCGCCAAAGTGAACCAACCAAGAGAG GATGGCACTGCCCCCCTGTGGATGGCAGCTCAGATGGGGCACAATGACGCAGTCCGAGTGCTCCTCTTGCGCGGTGCGGATCGAGATGCCTACAGAGAA GATGGCTCCACGGCGTTATTTAAAGCGGCTATGAAGGGACACAGTAGCGTCGTTGAAGAGCTCCTCAAGTTCTCGCCTTCACTCGGCCTCCTCAAG AATGGCTCGACGGCCCTCCACGCTGCCGTCGCAAGCGGGAACATCCAGAGCGTTCAGCTCCTCCTCAGCGCAAACGCCGACCCCTCGCTTGCCAACCAG AACAACCAGCTCCCGGCCGACATCACCAAAAGTCAACGCATTTTGAGAATTCTGCGTCCTAAAGTCTTGAGTGCGATGGCAGATGACAATCATTGTTCCTGTCTCAGCATCTGCTTGCACTAA
- the cep19 gene encoding centrosomal protein of 19 kDa, with protein sequence MRFEAKRCGVCFSPPSIVLIYKNTETNKVRKRIIPVRNFSQYSDYSLAAERLKNHPRHKDYLERVSQTQLERLHIILRDHLQGISLERSLASLQVDPAEDLNKLDDDALARKKRHMDELFEKNRTQREDPEFVYDLEVDFGQADDEKCSWDEESNGF encoded by the exons ATGCGTTTCGAGGCGAAGCGTTGCGGAGTATGCTTCAGCCCACCTTCCATCGTGTTGATTTATAAAAATACAGAGACTAACAAAGTGAGAAAACGAATCATTCCCGTGCGAAACTTTTCACAGTATTCCG ATTATAGCCTGGCCGCCGAAAGGCTGAAAAACCACCCCCGGCACAAGGACTACCTGGAGAGGGTCTCCCAGACCCAGCTGGAGAGGCTGCACATCATCCTGCGCGACCACCTGCAGGGCATCAGTTTGGAGCGCAGCTTGGCCTCGCTGCAGGTGGACCCAGCTGAGGACCTCAACAAGCTGGACGACGATGCACTGGCTCGCAAGAAGAGACACATGGACGAGCTGTTTGAAAAGAACCGAACACAAAGAGAGGACCCCGAATTTGTGTATGACCTGGAGGTGGACTTTGGCCAGGCGGACGATGAAAAATGTAGCTGGGATGAAGAATCTAACGGATTTTAA
- the pigx gene encoding phosphatidylinositol-glycan biosynthesis class X protein — MHLTLFYHSFLTILLTCRHLTVKAENSCAALKQLLQSTTVSLEIKNKGFHREAETTIELQPGGAFEDVRVLLLHAWPSGVYVDPYQLALLGDAVNWQILVDSAIDLEMPAHKTLGFVTYVYPAFSEQTPSVLKVSIPIHGRYHQPSFTGETFSSVVIELPKLLLRMEKCSLADLEPHTATEAPCNADNTSMCLWFQVQHQQSPRDKTLHLPVGDGSLVTPVCGLTLAVTMICCLALSKYTWKYRIV, encoded by the exons ATGCATTTGACACTTTTCTATCACTCTTTCTTAACCATTTTATTAACATGTCGTCATTTGACTGTGAAGG CCGAGAACAGCTGTGCTGCTCTAAAACAGTTGCTCCAGTCAACTACAGTTTCATTAGAGATCAAGAACAAGGGTTTTCACAG GGAGGCAGAAACGACTATTGAGCTCCAGCCTGGTGGTGCGTTCGAGGACGTCCGAGTTTTGCTGCTTCACGCGTGGCCCAGTGGGGTCTATGTGGACCCTTACCAGCTTGCTTTACTCGGCGATGCAGTTAATTGGCAG ATATTAGTAGATTCCGCCATTGACCTGGAGATGCCTGCACACAAAACTCTGGGATTCGTCACCTACGTTTATCCCGCCTTCAGTGAGCAAACGCCCAGTGTGCTCAAAGTTAGCATCCCTATTCACGGCCGCTACCACCAACCCTCTTTTACCGGGGAAACATTTTCATCAGTCGTCATAGAACTCCCAAAGCTGCttttgcgcatggagaaat GTTCCCTGGCTGATTTGGAGCCTCACACGGCAACGGAAGCACCCTGCAACGCTGACAATACGAGCATGTGTCTGTGGTTTCAAGTGCAACATCAGCAG AGCCCTCGTGACAAGACCTTGCATTTACCAGTGGGCGACGGTTCTCTGGTGACGCCCGTCTGCGGCCTGACGCTGGCCGTCACCATGATCTGCTGTTTGGCGCTTTCCAAATACACGTGGAAGTATCGGATAGTTTAA
- the ing5a gene encoding inhibitor of growth protein 5a: MATAIYLEHYLDSIENLPCELQRNFTLMRDLDNRTEEKKVEIDTLAEEYIAKVKNLASEQRVEHLQKIQSAYSKCKEFSDDKVQLAMQTYEMVDKHIRRLDADLARFENELKEKLEVSGYESADGRVLKKAESRSLREKRSSRGRARKGSDEDSPKKKKMKNSPDLTDALLPMQPSDVLDMPVDPNEPTYCLCHQVSYGEMIGCDNPDCPIEWFHFACVDLATKPKGKWFCPRCTQDKKKK; this comes from the exons ATGGCGACGGCAATATATTTGGAACATTATTTAGACA GTATTGAAAACCTTCCATGTGAGCTGCAGAGGAACTTCACACTAATGCGAGACCTGGACAACAGGACGGAAG AAAAGAAGGTTGAGATCGACACGCTGGCCGAGGAGTACATAGCCAAGGTGAAAAACCTGGCGTCAGAACAACGGGTGGAGCACCTGCAGAAGATCCAAAGCGCCTACAGCAAGTGCAAAGAGTTCAGCGACGATAAAGTTCAGCTAGCCATGCAGACCTACGAGATG GTGGACAAACACATACGGCGGCTGGACGCCGACCTGGCGCGCTTTGAGAACGAGCTGAAGGAGAAGCTGGAAGTGAGCGGCTATGAAAGCGCAGATGGACGAGTATTGAAAA AAGCAGAGTCCCGCAGCCTCAGAGAGAAGCGCAGCTCTCGGGGACGAGCAAGGAAAGGTTCTGATGAAGATTCtccgaaaaagaaaaagatgaaaaaCAG CCCGGACTTGACCGACGCCCTCCTGCCCATGCAGCCGTCTGACGTGCTGGACATGCCGGTGGACCCCAACGAGCCCACCTACTGTTTGTGTCACCAGGTGTCGTACGGGGAGATGATCGGCTGCGACAACCCAGAC TGTCCCATCGAGTGGTTTCACTTTGCCTGCGTCGACCTCGCCACAAAGCCAAAAGGAAAATG GTTTTGTCCACGATGCACACAagacaagaagaaaaaataa